The following proteins are encoded in a genomic region of Paenibacillus antri:
- a CDS encoding PLP-dependent aminotransferase family protein, whose product MAFKLPDLRREPQYIAIYESMKEDIVRGRAAERERLPSIRKLAASLSVSVTPVETAYAQLVAEGFVENRPRQGYYVLPLPETYGRLRLETTEPAADGPGPIQAAPSSLGAEPSFAFDFHLSKNDFASFPYDAWKKLYNRVLREEGRELLFYGDPQGEYGLRREIARYLASFRGVVCGPERIVVGAEQFVLMSLLAMMLRERVTALATEEPGYRLVPATFASFGVRIAPIELDEHGLDVTRLYESGAQAVCVSPSHQFPLGIVMPVARRLQLLEWARETGGYIVEDDYGGEFRYAGQPIPALQGLVPNDRVIYLGGFSQAFAPDVCLHYMVLPSELVDRFRALRRHLLFEPSASRIQQRVMERFIRNGSFEKHIRKMRTVYRRKNEALVAALRSRFRGAATVIGFQAGLHVILKLRAVASEDELLQAAAAAGVLVASAAFYWEPRETSDERAFIIGFGAVPLEKIDAGVARLREAWTPYLGGL is encoded by the coding sequence ATGGCCTTCAAGCTGCCCGACCTTCGAAGAGAGCCGCAGTATATCGCAATCTATGAATCTATGAAAGAAGACATCGTTCGCGGACGGGCCGCCGAACGCGAGCGGCTGCCGTCGATCCGAAAGCTTGCGGCCTCGTTGTCGGTCAGCGTGACGCCGGTGGAAACCGCGTACGCGCAGCTCGTCGCCGAAGGCTTCGTCGAGAATCGGCCGCGGCAAGGGTACTATGTCCTGCCGCTTCCCGAGACGTACGGCAGGCTCCGCCTCGAGACGACGGAACCCGCGGCCGACGGCCCGGGCCCGATCCAAGCCGCGCCGTCGTCACTCGGAGCGGAACCGTCCTTCGCGTTCGACTTCCACTTATCGAAGAACGACTTCGCCTCCTTCCCCTACGACGCCTGGAAGAAGCTGTACAACCGGGTGCTTCGGGAGGAGGGGAGGGAGCTGCTCTTTTACGGCGACCCCCAGGGGGAATACGGACTTCGACGCGAGATCGCCCGCTATTTGGCTTCGTTCCGCGGCGTCGTCTGCGGGCCGGAGCGAATCGTCGTCGGCGCCGAGCAGTTCGTGCTGATGTCGCTGCTTGCGATGATGCTGCGCGAGCGGGTTACCGCGCTCGCGACGGAGGAGCCCGGCTACCGGCTCGTCCCGGCCACGTTCGCGTCGTTCGGCGTTCGGATCGCTCCGATCGAGCTGGACGAGCACGGACTCGACGTAACGCGGCTGTACGAGAGCGGGGCGCAGGCGGTCTGCGTCTCCCCGTCCCACCAGTTCCCGCTCGGCATCGTCATGCCCGTCGCCAGAAGATTGCAGCTGCTCGAGTGGGCGCGGGAGACCGGCGGCTATATCGTCGAAGACGACTACGGGGGAGAATTCCGTTACGCCGGCCAACCGATCCCTGCGCTGCAGGGTCTCGTTCCGAACGACCGCGTTATCTATCTCGGCGGCTTCTCGCAAGCGTTCGCCCCGGACGTATGCTTGCATTACATGGTGCTTCCGTCCGAGCTCGTCGACCGGTTTCGAGCGCTGCGCCGCCACCTTTTATTCGAGCCGTCCGCTTCCCGCATTCAGCAGCGGGTCATGGAGCGTTTCATTCGTAACGGCTCGTTCGAGAAACATATTCGGAAGATGCGAACGGTGTACCGAAGGAAGAACGAGGCGCTGGTCGCGGCGCTGAGAAGCCGATTCCGCGGGGCGGCGACGGTCATCGGCTTTCAGGCGGGCCTGCACGTCATCCTGAAGCTCCGCGCCGTTGCAAGCGAAGACGAACTGCTGCAAGCGGCCGCGGCGGCGGGCGTCCTCGTCGCTTCCGCCGCGTTCTACTGGGAGCCTCGGGAGACGTCGGACGAACGCGCGTTCATTATCGGCTTCGGCGCCGTCCCGCTGGAGAAGATCGACGCAGGCGTCGCCCGGCTTCGCGAGGCGTGGACGCCTTATTTGGGCGGTCTATGA
- a CDS encoding AIM24 family protein produces the protein MTPSDTSALAKLDIERNASVHVLHPKQIAAFRGASSQRKDRLLALGDMYRKKKWLESVVEGPAELWIGLPRGFSYSTLEIGTESSLLFLFRNVLHYPAGMTMSTTWLPVRKALAAGDLMRVRFAGPGTIGLVSSGPLVEVELHPTEPAFVDVRSLVAFPKECSLRLAVYGNSLASQHMPYQWQMTGTGSALVQSCVPNARLEAETDHDSFFRRVLREIVPFGGVLFK, from the coding sequence ATGACGCCGTCCGATACGTCCGCGCTCGCGAAGCTCGACATCGAACGGAACGCCTCGGTCCACGTCTTGCATCCGAAGCAGATCGCGGCGTTCCGGGGGGCTTCCTCCCAGCGGAAGGACCGATTGCTTGCGCTCGGCGACATGTACCGCAAGAAGAAATGGCTGGAATCCGTCGTCGAAGGCCCCGCCGAGCTGTGGATCGGCCTGCCGAGGGGCTTTTCGTATAGCACGCTGGAGATCGGGACGGAGAGCAGCTTGTTGTTTCTTTTTCGCAATGTGCTGCATTATCCGGCCGGCATGACGATGTCGACGACCTGGCTGCCCGTTCGGAAAGCGCTCGCCGCCGGCGATCTCATGCGCGTCCGCTTCGCCGGTCCCGGCACGATCGGACTCGTCTCCAGCGGCCCGTTGGTCGAGGTCGAGCTTCATCCGACGGAGCCGGCGTTCGTCGACGTTCGCTCGCTCGTCGCCTTTCCGAAGGAATGCTCGCTCCGGCTGGCCGTATACGGCAACTCGTTGGCAAGCCAGCATATGCCTTATCAATGGCAGATGACCGGCACCGGAAGCGCGCTCGTTCAATCGTGCGTGCCGAACGCCCGGCTCGAAGCGGAGACGGATCATGACAGCTTCTTCCGCCGCGTGCTTCGGGAGATCGTGCCGTTCGGCGGCGTGTTGTTTAAATAA
- a CDS encoding GNAT family N-acetyltransferase has product MSPTGSEAPFVIKPVKTGTEAGRVSDFLLGEHCFDDQRFTPGETDHLRWLPMRSLQENAVICWYAEEGGEVIAAIIFVENEHKSGGYRLEYFGVHRAHRHRGFGWRLIERMFDYILENNGRYVETFTCDLPEYASARKLFERNGFQFMCRLPDYYYPGEGKLLYLRMLSS; this is encoded by the coding sequence ATGAGTCCGACCGGAAGCGAGGCGCCGTTCGTCATCAAGCCGGTGAAGACCGGTACGGAGGCGGGGCGCGTATCGGATTTTTTGTTGGGTGAGCATTGCTTCGACGATCAACGATTCACGCCGGGGGAGACGGATCACCTGCGGTGGCTGCCGATGCGCAGCCTGCAGGAGAACGCCGTCATTTGCTGGTACGCGGAGGAGGGCGGCGAGGTCATCGCGGCGATCATCTTCGTCGAGAACGAGCATAAGAGCGGCGGCTACCGGCTCGAGTACTTCGGCGTCCATCGGGCGCACCGGCATCGGGGCTTCGGTTGGCGGCTCATCGAGCGCATGTTCGATTACATTCTCGAAAATAACGGCCGCTACGTCGAGACGTTCACCTGCGACTTGCCGGAATACGCGAGCGCGCGCAAGCTGTTCGAGCGCAACGGCTTCCAATTCATGTGCCGCCTGCCCGACTACTATTATCCGGGCGAAGGCAAGCTGCTGTATTTGCGGATGCTGTCTTCCTAA
- a CDS encoding HAMP domain-containing protein: MKTKFFLLLCLTALLFAGLGTQRDYWSAAPYRTEAAYSNISRVATDAQGSLYTIADSKRSLIKVNPDGELVYSVSSNADALPGTIQLFDGIATDEQGNAYVLLAVLDSYGLKVSGERILKVSPDGETQQVLYEAAYAASENLLRVGKIQGLSVKEGAVHFFRKEVDTIVLFRLAAGGGAPEELRTFALPANRYVSELAGSDPNSFYFTSKRGRLYAVDATESPTMLYPGEGTVQLNFPVQVFTNDGRHVYFIDYHEAAVQRLDAGQPHYPIQSLLRYTQLTEQFGDVEWSDFTNLYVGNGKITVATTDQIIEVDPTGRVTHWTSTYRYPTATIWMRYAYWALILAAAASSFATIRHLYVHLMKRRISLLVKQLGVIVPIILAAMVGLSYSVYDSFTNEMKEEMRGQLMLLAGNGKHLVDGERLERLNSPLDFMSDDYQAIKLRMNDLLSQAGENRDGLYSTVYRYIDGNLYIIMDDDDSVTMFRPFLTSEENLLVLEKGQIVSGEWEDATGEWMYALGPLYNASGDIIGIYETGKDMNGVRQSHLKILSDVLGMIALIGGVILIVITVMTVYLISSIRRLRRSVNLIASGEWDTEVDIRTRDEVAELGERFNMMASSIRRYIREVTGLSESYFRFVPQQFLNVLGKGNMTQVRLGDQVHRTMTVLVCNMRDFSEFSSTLTPEDNFRFINSFLKVFGPVVRQHGGFTSRYLGPGMLALFPNDPGDALKAAVKMRETLATYNGFRDNSGYRAIEIGISIHIGDVMIGIIGEEQRMEGSVVSDQVRLAGELEKASGKLGAPILLTEEALAACKRTVRLDYRKLGAVQLYGESRTIELYDVYEGDPEPIRRLKRETQRQFEDAVMLYQSGRFYDAREAFVGVVKKNRDDLAAKLYFFACDHYYQHGVTQDWNGALKIE, from the coding sequence ATGAAAACGAAGTTTTTCCTCCTGCTCTGCCTGACGGCGCTGCTGTTCGCCGGCCTCGGGACGCAGCGGGACTATTGGTCGGCCGCGCCGTATCGAACCGAAGCGGCATATTCGAACATCTCGCGGGTGGCGACCGACGCGCAAGGCTCGCTCTATACGATCGCGGATTCCAAGCGCTCCCTGATCAAGGTGAACCCCGACGGGGAGCTGGTGTATTCGGTTTCGAGCAACGCGGATGCGCTGCCGGGCACGATCCAGCTGTTCGACGGCATCGCGACGGACGAACAGGGCAACGCGTACGTGCTGCTCGCGGTATTGGACTCTTACGGGCTCAAGGTGTCCGGCGAACGCATCCTGAAGGTGTCGCCGGACGGGGAGACGCAGCAAGTGCTGTACGAGGCGGCGTACGCCGCCTCCGAAAACCTGCTCCGCGTCGGCAAAATTCAAGGCCTGTCGGTGAAGGAAGGCGCGGTGCACTTTTTCCGCAAAGAGGTCGATACGATCGTCTTGTTCCGGCTTGCGGCGGGCGGAGGCGCGCCGGAGGAGCTGCGCACGTTCGCGCTGCCGGCGAACCGGTACGTCTCCGAGCTGGCGGGAAGCGATCCGAACAGCTTCTACTTCACCTCCAAGCGCGGCCGGCTGTACGCGGTCGACGCGACGGAGAGTCCGACGATGCTGTACCCCGGCGAAGGCACGGTGCAGTTGAACTTTCCGGTGCAGGTGTTCACGAACGACGGGCGCCACGTCTACTTCATCGATTATCACGAAGCGGCCGTGCAGCGGCTGGATGCCGGCCAACCCCACTACCCGATCCAGTCGCTGTTACGGTACACGCAGCTGACGGAGCAGTTCGGAGACGTCGAGTGGTCGGACTTTACGAATTTATACGTCGGCAACGGGAAGATCACGGTCGCGACGACCGATCAGATCATCGAGGTCGATCCGACGGGACGCGTCACGCATTGGACGAGTACGTACCGGTACCCGACGGCCACCATATGGATGCGATACGCGTACTGGGCGCTCATCTTGGCGGCGGCCGCGTCGTCCTTCGCGACGATCCGCCACCTGTACGTCCACTTGATGAAGCGCCGCATCTCGTTGCTCGTGAAGCAGCTCGGCGTCATCGTGCCGATCATCTTGGCGGCGATGGTCGGGTTGTCCTATTCGGTCTACGACTCGTTCACGAACGAGATGAAGGAAGAGATGCGCGGACAGCTGATGCTGCTCGCGGGCAACGGGAAGCATCTCGTCGACGGCGAGCGGCTGGAGCGGCTGAATTCTCCGCTCGACTTCATGAGCGACGACTATCAGGCGATCAAGCTGCGCATGAACGATCTGCTCAGCCAAGCCGGGGAAAACCGCGATGGTCTGTACAGCACCGTCTACCGGTATATCGACGGCAATCTGTACATTATTATGGACGACGACGACAGCGTAACGATGTTCCGCCCGTTCCTGACGTCCGAGGAAAACTTGCTCGTGTTGGAGAAGGGGCAGATCGTCTCCGGCGAATGGGAAGACGCGACCGGGGAGTGGATGTACGCGCTGGGTCCGCTGTATAACGCATCCGGCGACATCATCGGCATCTACGAAACCGGGAAAGACATGAACGGCGTAAGGCAAAGTCACTTGAAAATTCTGTCCGACGTCCTCGGCATGATCGCGTTGATCGGCGGCGTTATCCTGATCGTGATCACGGTCATGACGGTGTACCTCATCTCGTCGATCCGCAGGCTGCGCCGCAGCGTCAACCTGATCGCCAGCGGCGAATGGGATACCGAGGTCGACATCCGGACGCGCGACGAGGTGGCGGAGCTCGGCGAGCGGTTCAACATGATGGCGAGCTCGATCCGGCGGTACATCCGCGAGGTGACGGGCCTTAGCGAATCGTATTTCCGCTTCGTGCCGCAGCAGTTTTTGAACGTGCTGGGCAAGGGCAATATGACGCAGGTTCGTCTAGGCGATCAGGTGCATCGGACGATGACCGTGCTCGTGTGCAACATGCGGGACTTTTCCGAATTTTCGTCGACGCTGACGCCGGAGGACAACTTCCGGTTCATCAACTCGTTCCTCAAGGTGTTCGGACCGGTCGTGCGGCAGCACGGAGGCTTTACGAGCCGGTATTTGGGGCCGGGCATGCTGGCGTTGTTCCCGAACGACCCGGGCGATGCGCTGAAGGCGGCCGTGAAGATGCGAGAGACGCTCGCCACGTATAACGGCTTCCGCGATAACAGCGGATACCGGGCGATCGAGATCGGCATCTCCATCCATATCGGCGACGTCATGATCGGCATTATCGGCGAGGAGCAGCGGATGGAAGGCAGCGTCGTCTCCGATCAAGTGCGGCTCGCTGGCGAGTTGGAAAAGGCATCCGGCAAGCTCGGCGCCCCCATCCTGCTGACCGAGGAGGCGCTGGCCGCCTGCAAGAGGACGGTGCGTCTCGATTATCGGAAGCTGGGCGCGGTACAACTGTATGGCGAATCGCGTACGATAGAACTATACGATGTCTACGAGGGCGATCCGGAGCCGATCCGCAGGCTGAAGCGGGAGACGCAGCGGCAGTTCGAAGACGCGGTAATGCTGTACCAGAGCGGCCGCTTCTACGACGCGCGGGAAGCGTTCGTCGGGGTCGTGAAGAAAAATCGCGACGATCTCGCCGCGAAGCTGTACTTTTTCGCCTGCGACCATTATTACCAGCACGGCGTGACGCAGGATTGGAACGGGGCTTTGAAGATCGAGTAA
- a CDS encoding copper amine oxidase N-terminal domain-containing protein — translation MKRRTTATLLAIATTMSGCFAGTTVTSVLGPALASAAEGVEPLNAAWGKAVAAAAEKHSGLEVYRTMIQQKSTDVTAAIDRSRASLLETGGEDATLEGDLAKLSRLASANQQLFGAKEDLKLAARNAEKEAATMTSAYVVAAAKADIAREFETRMAQARDVVATRARFGLAAQDELKRAEEKYAKAKEDAAGAKKAMDDAARKLEETYRGGGLTKFRASDLFLDVRVDTAEAAALVRSAVEADPTLRKLESARKLEEQKYAFALQLYRSFFGADALKPLESTLRLRPVDYKLTLSVYNVFLAEVKRKDAARPFFEKLLFPPKEKYLGEQPYTLPAAVLAYATAATLEREHAKVLADQVNAYYLAATMEETAMRQAIRAEADALAAMQSAAAKQKAGLAGGEALAAAQEAYAKARLDAVGKQGTYFNAVVELHYATGGAFAKRLSGDARAPVGKPPAKPGEAGTDASADQPLVAYDPDMESELTAAAERLQAQVEAAAEKAAAEGADEGATGGGAAGGGGAASGDGATGGDGATSGGGTASGAGTTGGGGTTGGGGAASGGGTTGGGGATDGGGAASGDGTTDGDETASEGDAGEDEVDVTALLLTEFDQLTQAAELAKQAGAADVAAAMEEKLAAAASAIFEALGLPASPGGPGASGPPSTPEARAAKTAELDALLPYLELGLFPALEEQTLAGWVEDAKSAYAEAELQALAEAKPWTTPDGETADTLPATSIAFAAAPVKLTAAPALIGTMAYVPVRPYAEALGYKVVWDDKTSTATLRGAEGSIAIRVGTKEVAGLSGRIELASMTYMTNGQTFVPISFFEAVLGMKSYWSESLRQGVVFGEPSATAERSEGLS, via the coding sequence GTGAAACGGCGAACGACGGCGACCTTGCTCGCCATCGCAACGACCATGAGCGGCTGCTTCGCGGGAACGACCGTTACGTCCGTCCTGGGACCGGCGCTCGCGTCGGCCGCGGAAGGCGTCGAACCGCTGAACGCGGCCTGGGGGAAAGCGGTCGCGGCGGCGGCCGAAAAGCATTCCGGCCTAGAAGTCTACCGGACTATGATTCAACAGAAATCTACCGACGTGACGGCGGCGATCGACCGGTCGCGCGCCTCGCTGCTCGAGACGGGCGGCGAGGATGCGACGCTCGAGGGCGATCTGGCGAAGCTGAGCCGGCTCGCCTCGGCGAATCAGCAGCTGTTCGGCGCGAAGGAAGATTTGAAGCTGGCCGCGCGGAACGCGGAGAAGGAAGCGGCGACGATGACGTCGGCGTACGTCGTCGCTGCGGCGAAGGCGGACATCGCGCGGGAGTTCGAGACGCGGATGGCGCAGGCGCGGGACGTCGTCGCGACTCGCGCCCGCTTCGGGCTCGCCGCGCAGGACGAGCTGAAGCGCGCCGAGGAGAAGTACGCGAAGGCGAAAGAGGACGCGGCGGGCGCGAAGAAGGCGATGGACGACGCGGCCCGAAAGCTGGAAGAGACGTACCGCGGCGGCGGCTTGACGAAGTTTCGCGCGTCGGATTTGTTCCTCGACGTACGCGTGGATACGGCGGAGGCGGCCGCGCTCGTTCGTTCCGCGGTCGAGGCGGATCCGACGCTGCGGAAGCTGGAGTCGGCGCGGAAGCTGGAGGAGCAGAAGTATGCGTTCGCGCTGCAGCTGTACCGTTCGTTCTTCGGCGCGGACGCTTTGAAGCCGCTCGAATCGACGCTGCGGCTGCGGCCGGTCGATTACAAGCTGACGCTTAGCGTGTATAACGTGTTTTTGGCCGAGGTGAAACGGAAGGACGCGGCGAGGCCGTTCTTCGAGAAATTGCTGTTTCCCCCGAAGGAGAAGTATCTCGGCGAGCAGCCGTATACGCTTCCGGCGGCGGTGTTGGCGTACGCGACGGCGGCGACGCTGGAGCGCGAGCACGCGAAGGTGCTCGCGGATCAGGTGAACGCGTACTATCTGGCCGCGACGATGGAGGAGACGGCGATGCGCCAGGCGATCCGCGCCGAAGCGGACGCGCTCGCCGCGATGCAGTCGGCGGCGGCGAAGCAGAAGGCCGGACTCGCGGGCGGCGAGGCGCTCGCGGCGGCGCAGGAGGCGTATGCCAAGGCGCGTCTCGACGCCGTCGGGAAGCAGGGGACGTACTTCAACGCCGTCGTCGAATTGCATTACGCGACCGGCGGCGCGTTCGCGAAGCGGCTGTCCGGCGACGCGCGGGCGCCGGTCGGGAAGCCGCCGGCGAAGCCGGGCGAGGCCGGGACCGACGCGTCGGCCGACCAGCCGCTCGTGGCGTACGATCCGGACATGGAGTCGGAGTTGACGGCGGCGGCGGAGCGGCTGCAGGCGCAGGTGGAGGCGGCCGCCGAGAAGGCTGCCGCCGAAGGCGCCGATGAAGGCGCGACCGGCGGCGGAGCGGCCGGCGGCGGCGGAGCGGCGAGCGGCGACGGCGCGACGGGCGGCGACGGAGCGACGAGCGGCGGCGGAACGGCGAGCGGCGCCGGCACGACGGGCGGCGGTGGCACGACGGGCGGCGGCGGAGCGGCGAGCGGCGGCGGCACGACGGGCGGCGGCGGCGCGACGGACGGCGGCGGCGCGGCGAGCGGCGACGGAACGACGGACGGAGACGAGACCGCAAGCGAAGGCGATGCCGGGGAGGACGAGGTCGATGTGACGGCGCTGTTGTTGACGGAGTTCGACCAGTTAACCCAAGCGGCGGAGCTGGCGAAGCAAGCGGGCGCGGCCGACGTCGCCGCGGCGATGGAAGAGAAGCTCGCGGCGGCCGCGTCGGCGATCTTCGAAGCGCTCGGCTTGCCGGCGTCGCCGGGAGGTCCCGGCGCGTCCGGTCCGCCGAGCACGCCCGAGGCGCGCGCGGCAAAGACGGCGGAGCTCGACGCGTTGCTGCCGTACCTCGAGCTCGGCCTGTTCCCGGCGTTGGAAGAGCAGACGCTTGCGGGATGGGTCGAGGACGCGAAAAGCGCGTACGCCGAAGCCGAGCTGCAAGCGCTCGCGGAGGCGAAGCCGTGGACGACGCCGGACGGCGAGACGGCCGATACGCTGCCGGCGACGTCCATCGCGTTCGCGGCGGCGCCCGTCAAGCTGACGGCAGCCCCGGCGCTGATCGGGACGATGGCGTACGTTCCTGTGAGACCGTACGCGGAAGCGCTCGGTTACAAGGTCGTCTGGGACGACAAGACGTCGACCGCGACGCTTCGCGGCGCCGAAGGCTCGATCGCGATTCGCGTCGGAACGAAGGAAGTCGCGGGCTTGTCTGGCCGGATCGAATTGGCGTCGATGACGTATATGACGAACGGGCAGACGTTCGTCCCGATATCCTTTTTCGAGGCGGTATTGGGAATGAAATCGTATTGGAGCGAGAGCTTGCGGCAAGGGGTCGTCTTCGGCGAACCGAGCGCGACGGCGGAACGGAGTGAGGGCTTGTCATGA
- a CDS encoding DUF4280 domain-containing protein, with the protein MGQLVCGGAMLQCSFGVAPSSLMVLPANRVLTSMPIANIMDNKPMVNILPFGMCQSLANPTVASATAAAFGALTPMPCVPVTAAPWAPGSPTVLVANMPALNNTSKCMCNWGGVISVAQPGQMTIQVP; encoded by the coding sequence ATGGGTCAGCTCGTATGCGGAGGAGCGATGCTCCAATGCTCGTTCGGCGTCGCGCCGAGCTCGCTAATGGTGCTTCCGGCCAACCGCGTGCTCACGTCCATGCCGATCGCCAACATCATGGACAATAAGCCGATGGTCAACATTTTGCCGTTCGGCATGTGCCAGTCGCTGGCGAACCCGACCGTCGCTTCCGCGACCGCCGCCGCCTTCGGCGCGCTGACGCCGATGCCGTGCGTTCCGGTGACCGCCGCGCCGTGGGCGCCGGGCTCGCCGACCGTGCTCGTGGCCAACATGCCCGCGCTGAACAACACGTCCAAATGCATGTGCAACTGGGGAGGCGTCATCTCCGTCGCCCAACCGGGCCAAATGACGATTCAGGTACCGTAG
- a CDS encoding MORN repeat-containing protein has product MIEKIVKPFITPIQKKILMPLKRAKSWPKLLVKWLKKKFKEILGQKEITKASYVPIGNYYVSKKLIVIVVIVILALYFLIFIKPPKFVNKLLARKPAVTVAQDGTAAAYTGAAKLYAADGSLLFEGELAEGLYQGPGKLFEPDGSVLQEGTFEKGQLLQGSAYDSEGVLLYAGSFAAGMYSGQGTSYYPNGAVRYQGEFQAGMPSGQGRLFDEAGVLLYEGAFANGAYAGEGTEYDGAGNIRYQGAFLAGKYNGAGKLLTVGGVVRYEGMFSNGLPTGQGVMYYPNGGKQYEGAFAAGEYSGEGRLFATNGMPAYVGSFMAGKFHGDGERYGSLGTVEYRGKFANGRMNGPGTWLRPDGTVAFQGMFKDNEPDYAAFLGATAARLEELLGGPPTTFDIEGGAVTIPEAPTASSDDPATEGDAAEEAPAEPVFVPAEPAPNADLLLAYQDLRLIFVLSALEDGTNGVSEVRLLPGDALDRAAARLAESAAQEPSIGPFSIDADDERIYQWNGTTYTIRVDEGGKPVSGTVRKTV; this is encoded by the coding sequence GTGATCGAGAAAATCGTCAAACCGTTCATCACCCCGATCCAGAAGAAGATTCTAATGCCGCTGAAGCGGGCCAAAAGCTGGCCGAAGCTTCTGGTCAAATGGCTGAAGAAGAAATTCAAGGAGATATTGGGGCAGAAGGAAATCACGAAGGCGAGCTACGTGCCGATCGGCAACTACTACGTCTCCAAGAAGCTGATCGTTATCGTCGTCATCGTTATTTTGGCGTTATACTTTCTCATTTTCATCAAGCCCCCGAAGTTCGTGAACAAGCTGCTCGCGCGCAAGCCCGCGGTCACCGTCGCCCAAGACGGCACCGCGGCGGCGTACACCGGCGCGGCGAAGCTGTACGCCGCCGACGGTTCGCTCCTCTTCGAGGGCGAATTGGCCGAGGGGCTGTACCAGGGACCGGGCAAGCTGTTCGAGCCCGACGGTTCCGTCTTGCAAGAAGGCACGTTCGAAAAGGGTCAGCTGCTCCAAGGCAGCGCCTACGACAGCGAAGGCGTCCTCCTGTACGCCGGTTCGTTCGCGGCGGGCATGTACTCGGGACAAGGCACGAGTTATTACCCGAACGGCGCCGTACGGTATCAGGGCGAATTCCAGGCCGGCATGCCGAGCGGACAGGGGCGGCTGTTCGACGAAGCCGGCGTTCTTCTGTACGAAGGCGCCTTCGCGAACGGCGCGTACGCGGGCGAAGGCACCGAATACGACGGCGCAGGCAACATTCGCTATCAAGGCGCGTTCCTCGCGGGCAAATATAACGGAGCCGGCAAGCTGCTGACCGTCGGCGGAGTCGTCCGCTACGAAGGCATGTTCAGCAACGGACTGCCGACCGGGCAAGGCGTCATGTATTATCCGAACGGCGGCAAGCAGTACGAAGGCGCCTTCGCGGCAGGCGAATACAGCGGCGAGGGCCGATTGTTCGCCACGAACGGCATGCCGGCGTACGTCGGCTCGTTCATGGCGGGCAAGTTCCACGGCGACGGGGAACGGTACGGCTCGCTCGGCACCGTCGAATACCGCGGCAAGTTCGCGAACGGACGCATGAACGGCCCGGGGACGTGGCTGCGGCCGGACGGCACGGTCGCGTTCCAAGGCATGTTCAAGGACAACGAACCGGATTACGCGGCTTTCCTCGGCGCGACGGCCGCCCGTCTCGAAGAGCTGTTGGGCGGTCCCCCGACGACGTTCGACATCGAAGGCGGAGCGGTTACGATACCGGAGGCGCCGACGGCTTCGTCGGACGACCCGGCGACGGAAGGCGATGCGGCGGAAGAAGCTCCGGCGGAACCGGTCTTCGTTCCCGCGGAGCCGGCGCCGAACGCGGATTTGCTTCTTGCTTATCAGGATCTTCGACTGATCTTCGTCTTGTCGGCGCTCGAGGACGGCACGAACGGCGTCAGCGAAGTGCGCCTGCTCCCGGGCGACGCGCTCGACCGCGCGGCGGCGAGATTGGCCGAATCGGCGGCGCAAGAGCCGTCGATCGGCCCGTTCTCGATCGACGCCGACGACGAGCGCATCTACCAATGGAACGGCACGACGTATACGATTCGGGTCGACGAAGGCGGCAAGCCCGTCTCCGGCACCGTTCGGAAAACCGTATAA